The sequence accgaaagctgcactatttgcactacagatattttctgtgtccatgggatataaccaatcaacaatacgatgactcttcacaaattacttgtaagtacagctaggtcaaattaccatctTACcctgactaaacccctctcaggccagaagagttcaagacccggaattagtttttaagggagcaatttatctacttacccctgcctcgggaaaggagtgaatttcatcttgtgtagctatgttctcagctccccaatcggatcaaaatagtaggcttgttgagtcagcgatctggccactctcacccatacaaatcaaatgaccgccctcataggcaggagttcacaactcacctaggattcaggtcatgttacctttggtcatcctaataaaatgtaagtctctattatgaacgacattatataatgagactaaacatttcgtggtccggtcttatacaaactcttttgtatagaatatctcaaCTCGCATGTCTATAAatgatcatttgtagcactttacaataattgtaacacctacaaagtgggccatacttgtagtgttaccaggataaggtatggagccttatccatctactacagaccatttaggttatcaattaatctactacagaccatttaggttatcaattaaacatgatccatccgtatgtctctacatagtttaattacaaagataaccttggaagttagtttattggtttgtggttaatgcaactaaaatatcatatattttatagataaagaataaaatataaaatattttattaaatatataatgagtttgttcaaccATGTtcacaaactataggaccctacgagatttagggcatcaacccaaacaCCCACAACTGGGCAACATATTGTTTACTATACAATCTCATATTCATTAATGTTAAGTCAGCTGTATCAACCCCAATTACACAATATTCtataaatttagcacaaattaTTCTACAATCCAGAGACTTGCCCTCTTGGAGGATCGCATTCGATCTTCCAACTTCCCATTGTCGGTACTTGAACTTTTTACGTTGTTTGTCGAATTCGACAGAAATCAACATGGACGGTATTGTTCTGGCCACGAGGTCATTAGTAGAAAAGAGGGAAAATGGGAGGAGcattttgtgaaatttatgGGTTTTAGGAAGAGGTTATTGATTGaaaagtttttggattttggatattttgtgaaattttccaatTAATTGAGAGGAAagcaaaagagaaaaaggggGAAAACGGGAGGAGCATGATCCCTGGCGCCGCATCACAGCCGAAGGATTTGTCCGGCGGAAAATTTGGCTTCTCTGGTAAATTCTCTTTGGCGCACTTCTAAGTTATATAAATGGGTATTtgaatattttgttgtttaatgGAATGGGGGATCGGAAAATTGGACCCACAATCTTGTTTGAATCCAAATGGGTTTCACTGCAAACTACTTTCCCAATCCAACAATCCCTTTGTCAAGTTACCATCACAGCGCACagtgagaagaaaaagagagaagcaGATTTTGTATTCTACTCTTGAGAAAAATCCAGTTTACGAAATGACTTCTCAATTCAATTCAACAAAACCCCTTTTCTTCCTAAAATTCCCAATCTTCTTCATCCCACCCATTTTCGAATATATCCATCCTTCCCCCACCATTTTCCTTGCACTTATGTAGTGAAAGAGAATACCAAACGATTTCGTTTAGATATGTTCTTGACTGACTGCCTTTCCATTGTATTTTGACCAAATAGTGATTACTAATCAAACTTGGTTTGGTTTCACTTAGGAAACCCATTTGGGTGGATGGATTTTGgaatattttacttattttcaaTGTTTTGTTTTGTAATTTGGAAATTGGGATATTACTAATTTATTACCCATGGAACTGTTTGTTTACAAAGACATTGATGGGCTTCCCTTTTGATTGCTAAAACTTCCATAGACAAAGTGTTTCTGGTAATTTTGTACTGATCCTATTCCCCACAAAAAAGGTGGTGGCAAAAAAAGTTCTTTTTGTACACACTGCGATGATGGTGATGATGATGCCTGTAATCCCCAACAGCAGCATCAACCCTTCTcaacaaaattcctttcttttcctttcctcCCTCTTCTACCATTCCTTTTTCTCCTCCTCTTTCCGTCTTATCTTCCCCATAATCCTGTGGATAATGCTTTCCATTTGCTTTCCTTATGCTATGTAATCACACcccattgaaattgaaaaaactaGCTAGAAGCCGCTTGAAGGGTATGGAGAAAAGGTGTGGTTGTTGGGGTGTTTTGACTCGTACTGTTTCTGGTGTTTGCAAATCCTCTGCTTCTAGTGACTCTCCAAACACCATTCCTCGAACTAGCCTAGTTTATGATTCTGGTAACAgccatttctttttcctatgTTCagttttgtatttgtatttatgAATTCTATCCCGGTTGTCTACTGCCAAATTTAGAGTTTTTGGCTTGAAACTTGGTTGCCTTCTAATGTTCAGTCTGCACCTGTGCTGTGGACTGTTTACGATTAGTTCGTTTACACTTTCATCACTTTGTTTcttcatctctttttctctctatgGCACATTAAAGTGGTTTGATTTACtgatattttaaaatgaatgtAAACTATTCATCTCCCCAGCTTCCTGTTCCTCACTAAAAGCTGCAAATTTCTTATTCTTTGGCTTGTTAATCTGAAGTGGTGGCTATTTCACGAAGGCATCTTCATTGATGATTAAGAATTTGTAGCTAAGATTACAGATCCCAAAATGGATTTCCACTGATTCCACTATGATCCCTTCTCTGTTGTGGCTACCACAACCCATCTGTTTTGCCTTTGAAGAAGATTGGTAGTGCCTGCTAGAACTAATTTAATGCAGAAGAAATAAACATGTATTAGATCTGAATCATGAGGCTGCAGAGTTTGTGTCCTTTGATTgtcttttcatatttatttatggcAAAGTTTTCTCGATCTAGTTCTTCAATTCAAacaattctttctttctttctttttttttcccttttttttttggtagtcTGTGGAAGGAAGACTTATTGTTATTAAGAAGATACTCACCTTTTGTCATTGCAGCTACTGAAACACGGTATTTAAATGCTAGCAATAGGGATCTCTGTACCTTGAATGAAGCTGAGCTAGCCTCTGATAATGCCAATCCATCACAATCCGACAATAAAACAACAAGCAAACTGCTTCAGTTCTCTTTTCATGAGCTCAAGGCAGCAACTGGAAACTTTAGACCTGATAGTATTCTTGGGGAAGGTGGATTTGGATTTGTCTTTAAAGGATGGATTGAAGAGAATGGGACAGCCCCTGCAAAACCCGGATCAGGAATTACGGTAGCTGTTAAGAGCTTGAAACTAGATGGTCTTCAAGGCCACAGAGAATGGGTGGTTAGTAAAACTTTCTGCTTTGGGTTCGTAAAGACTTACCTTATAAAGGGGACCTGTTGGAGAGCGCTAAAAATTTGCTAACGTAACATATTTCCTCGGTTACAGGCTGAGGTTGCCTTTCTCGGACAACTTCACCATCCAAATCTTGTTAAGCTTATAGGTTACTGTAATGAAGATGATCAACGTTTGCTTGTTTACGAGTTTATGAGCCGTGGAAGTCTTGAGAATCATCTTTTCAGAAGTAAGAATCTCTATCTCATTCTTTTTCACTAGTTCTCCCATTTAGTTTTCAAACATCCACACTATGAACTTCTGATTTGTCAAATGAACATATTTCATTGTGATACTTGAATTTGTATAAGCAATAAGAACTCCATTAATATACTTTTGTTCTCCGAAATATCAATAGATTGAGTTGCTTAATCTGGAGAGGGACTACCCTTCcgaaatttcaattaattaccGTCTTAGTTGCAGAACCAGTAGGGCACAGATGCTTATCTTCATGACTGTTGCAGGAACTATTCCTCTTCCTTGGTCCAATAGGATTAGGATTGCCCTCGGTGCAGCAAAGGGATTGGCCTTTCTTCATAGTGGCCCAGTACCTGTTATCTATAGAGATTTTAAGACATCCAATATCTTGCTTGATTCGGTATGCTTCAAATTGCAATGATCAAAGCGTTTTAATTCATTTCATTATCTCATTGTACATATGACATTGATTTTACAGGATTACAATGCAAAGCTTTCGGATTTTGGTTTTGCAAAAGCAGGGCCTCAAGGAGACAAAACACATGTTTCTACCAGGGTAATTGGGACATATGGCTATGCTGCTCCTGAATATGTAA comes from Benincasa hispida cultivar B227 chromosome 2, ASM972705v1, whole genome shotgun sequence and encodes:
- the LOC120071895 gene encoding probable serine/threonine-protein kinase PIX7 isoform X1, with translation MLCNHTPLKLKKLARSRLKGMEKRCGCWGVLTRTVSGVCKSSASSDSPNTIPRTSLVYDSATETRYLNASNRDLCTLNEAELASDNANPSQSDNKTTSKLLQFSFHELKAATGNFRPDSILGEGGFGFVFKGWIEENGTAPAKPGSGITVAVKSLKLDGLQGHREWVAEVAFLGQLHHPNLVKLIGYCNEDDQRLLVYEFMSRGSLENHLFRRTIPLPWSNRIRIALGAAKGLAFLHSGPVPVIYRDFKTSNILLDSDYNAKLSDFGFAKAGPQGDKTHVSTRVIGTYGYAAPEYVMTGHLTSKNDVYSFGVVLLEIVTGRRSMDKKRPSGEQNLVSWARPYLADKRKLYHIVDPRLEFNYSIKGVQKVSQLACSCLSRDPKLRPTMDEVVKILTPLQDLNDLAILTSHCRSSSQGRRKKKPEGLTYTQSFRASPLNTGKQHVR
- the LOC120071895 gene encoding probable serine/threonine-protein kinase PIX7 isoform X2; protein product: MIPGAASQPKDLSGGKFGFSATETRYLNASNRDLCTLNEAELASDNANPSQSDNKTTSKLLQFSFHELKAATGNFRPDSILGEGGFGFVFKGWIEENGTAPAKPGSGITVAVKSLKLDGLQGHREWVAEVAFLGQLHHPNLVKLIGYCNEDDQRLLVYEFMSRGSLENHLFRRTIPLPWSNRIRIALGAAKGLAFLHSGPVPVIYRDFKTSNILLDSDYNAKLSDFGFAKAGPQGDKTHVSTRVIGTYGYAAPEYVMTGHLTSKNDVYSFGVVLLEIVTGRRSMDKKRPSGEQNLVSWARPYLADKRKLYHIVDPRLEFNYSIKGVQKVSQLACSCLSRDPKLRPTMDEVVKILTPLQDLNDLAILTSHCRSSSQGRRKKKPEGLTYTQSFRASPLNTGKQHVR